The Bradyrhizobium barranii subsp. barranii genome segment CAGCGCGGCTCGGCGCAGCTTGCCGCGGGGTTCGTCACCTATGGGCCGCAGACCTCACTGGTGCTCACGCTCGGCGACGGCGTCGACATCTTCACGCTCGACCGCAGGGCGGGCTGCTTCCGCCTCGCGCGCAGCGCCGTGCATATCTCCGAGACGTGCGAAGAATTCGCGATCAATGCGTCGAACCGCCGCCACTGGGATACGCCGGTCCGCGCCTTCGTCGACGAATGTCTTGCCGGCGTCGAAGGGCCCGCCAACCACAATTTCAACATGCGCTGGATCGGTTCGCTGGTTGCGGAGGCCTACCGAATACTCACCCGCGGCGGCGTGTTCCTCTATCCCTCGGACGCGCGCCCCGGCTATGGCGACGGCCGCCTGCGCCTCACCTACGAGGCGCACCCGATGGCCATGATCATCGAACAGGCCGGCGGCTCCGCCACGACCGGGCGCGAGCGCATCCTCGAGCTATCGGCGCAGAGCCTGCACCAGCGCGTGCCGCTGATCATGGGCTCGAGCAACGAGGTGCAGCGCGTCGAGGAACTGCACTGCGATCCGCTGCTGGTCGCCAGCATCTCCGCACCGCTGTTCGCGCAGCGCGGCTTCTTCCGGCTATGAGCGAGGCGACCCATGTCCAGGAAGCATCCGATCATCTCCATCACCGGCTCCTCCGGCGCCGGCACCAC includes the following:
- a CDS encoding class 1 fructose-bisphosphatase; protein product: MTGQLRLDDHLQRYSETAPHALAVAAAVDAIAVAAIEIADLIATGDFADASGLTTGRNSDGDLQRDLDLQADAILRRCLSRLPIAALASEEMREPQIGDREAKICVAIDPLDGSSNIDINMTVGTIFSILPAPDDPTLAFHQRGSAQLAAGFVTYGPQTSLVLTLGDGVDIFTLDRRAGCFRLARSAVHISETCEEFAINASNRRHWDTPVRAFVDECLAGVEGPANHNFNMRWIGSLVAEAYRILTRGGVFLYPSDARPGYGDGRLRLTYEAHPMAMIIEQAGGSATTGRERILELSAQSLHQRVPLIMGSSNEVQRVEELHCDPLLVASISAPLFAQRGFFRL